In Euphorbia lathyris chromosome 9, ddEupLath1.1, whole genome shotgun sequence, the following are encoded in one genomic region:
- the LOC136205449 gene encoding polygalacturonase QRT3: MNLYYILLLVSPFSFHVLPLLHFLFFLSFFLFSFLSFFLSFFYIYIYTCFCPVSSSHFLEQDRRKTMDSSFPKLHMLFVAVILICSLAKGDETPSLPDFSSGHYHDQIRRMQEFKSSLIRRELASSPSPSSSPPESGSSPRIYKVTTYGADPTGKSDSTQALLKAIAAVFDDQNPDKGFVLMTGISNLGGAHISLEGGIYQISKPLQLPAAGAGNLIISGGTLRASDDFPADGYLIDLSSNTSSSYNYEYITLRDLMLDCNFHGGGISVINSLRTSIDNCYIAHFTTNGIYVQRGHETYIRNSFLGQHITAGADPGERNFSGTAINLVGNDNAITDVVIFSAAIGVMISGQGNTLSGVHCYNKATGFGGTGIYIRLPNLTQTRIVNCYLDYNGIIAEDPVQLSITNSFFLGDGFVVLKSINGVARGITIADNMFAGSNKGIDIVQLDESNGSFREIEQVFVERNVVKGMNGRSTVASDSAEGNGTIWTVDFSRSLLFPDLINHVQYSLLNFDFNLFPKYALRNVSDNRVVIQSDVPVSGRVFVSVSQGLTG; this comes from the exons ATGAATCTTTATTATATATTACTCTTAGTTAGCCCCTTCTCTTTCCATGTCCTACCCCTCCTTCactttctcttctttctttctttctttcttttttcctttctttctttctttctttctttcttttatatatatatatatacatgtttttgTCCAGTTTCTTCCTCTCACTTTCTTGAACAAGACAGGAGAAAAACCATGGATTCATCTTTCCCCAAATTACACATGCTTTTTGTGGCTGTGATACTCATTTGCTCTCTTGCTAAAGGGGATGAAACACCATCGTTGCCGGATTTTTCCTCCGGTCATTACCATGATCAGATCAGAAGAATGCAAGAGTTTAAATCGTCGCTAATCCGTCGGGAATTGgcttcttctccctctccttcTTCATCTCCTCCAGAG AGTGGAAGTAGTCCAAGAATATACAAAGTGACAACATATGGGGCAGATCCAACAGGGAAATCAGACAGTACACAAGCACTTTTGAAAGCAATAGCTGCTGTTTTCGATGATCAAAACCCTGATAAAGGCTTTGTCTTGATGACTGGAATTAGTAATCTTGGGGGTGCTCATATCAGTCTTGAGGGTGGCATTTATCAAATTTCTAAGCCTCTTCAATTGCCTGCTGCTGGTGCAGGCAACCTAATT ATAAGCGGCGGAACATTAAGAGCCTCCGATGATTTCCCGGCAGATGGATATCTCATCGATTTATCATCCAACACTTCTTCTTCATACAACTATGAGTACATAACTCTCCGAGATCTAATGCTAGATTGCAACTTCCACGGCGGCGGAATTTCAGTAATAAACTCACTCCGAACAAGCATAGACAATTGCTACATCGCACATTTCACCACAAACGGTATCTACGTCCAACGCGGCCACGAAACCTACATCCGCAACTCCTTCCTCGGCCAACACATCACTGCCGGTGCCGATCCCGGTGAACGCAACTTCTCCGGCACAGCAATTAACCTAGTCGGAAACGATAATGCAATCACAGATGTGGTTATCTTTTCCGCCGCGATTGGAGTTATGATATCCGGACAAGGAAACACTCTCTCCGGCGTCCATTGTTACAACAAAGCCACCGGTTTCGGCGGCACCGGGATTTACATCAGGCTACCGAATTTAACTCAGACGAGGATTGTGAATTGCTACTTAGATTACAACGGAATCATCGCGGAAGATCCGGTTCAATTGTCGATTACGAACAGCTTCTTTCTCGGAGATGGATTTGTGGTTTTGAAATCGATAAACGGCGTCGCGAGAGGGATTACGATCGCCGATAATATGTTCGCCGGATCTAATAAAGGAATTGATATTGTTCAGTTGGATGAATCGAATGGATCTTTTAGGGAAATTGAGCAGGTTTTTGTGGAGAGGAATGTTGTGAAAGGGATGAACGGAAGATCAACGGTTGCTAGTGATTCTGCTGAAGGGAATGGGACAATCTGGACCGTTGATTTTAGTAGATCATTATTGTTTCCGGATCTTATTAATCATGTTCAGTATTCTTtattgaattttgattttaatttgtttCCTAAATATGCTCTCCGAAACGTTTCGGATAATCGGGTTGTGATTCAATCAGATGTTCCAGTTTCGGGTCGGGTTTTCGTCAGTGTGAGTCAAGGATTAACGGGCTGA